One segment of Setaria viridis chromosome 4, Setaria_viridis_v4.0, whole genome shotgun sequence DNA contains the following:
- the LOC117852063 gene encoding protein VERNALIZATION 3, with protein sequence MAGGRDRDPLVVGRVVGDVLDPFTRTTNLRVSFGARTIANGCELKPSMVSHQPRVDVGGPDMRTFYTLVMVDPDAPSPSDPNLREYLHWLVTDIPGSTGAAFGQEVMCYENPRPTMGIHRFVFVLFQQLGRQTVYAPGWRQNFNTRDFAELYNLGPPVAAVYFNCQREAGSGGRRMYP encoded by the exons ATGGCCGGCGGCAGGGACAGGGACCCGTTGGTCGTTGGTAGGGTTGTGGGCGACGTGCTGGACCCCTTCACCCGGACCACCAACCTCAGGGTCAGCTTCGGCGCCAGGACCATCGCCAACGGCTGCGAGCTCAAGCCGTCCATGGTCTCGCACCAGCCCAGGGTCGACGTCGGCGGGCCCGACATGAGGACATTCTACACCCTC GTGATGGTTGATCCGGATGCTCCTAGCCCAAGTGACCCCAACCTGAGGGAGTATTTGCACTG GCTGGTCACTGATATTCCAGGATCTACCGGGGCAGCGTTTG GGCAAGAGGTGATGTGCTACGAGAACCCTCGGCCGACCATGGGGATCCACCGCTTCGTGTTCGTGCTGTTCCAGCAGCTGGGCCGGCAGACGGTGTACGCCCCCGGGTGGCGCCAGAACTTCAACACCAGGGACTTCGCCGAGCTCTACAACCTcggcccgcccgtcgccgccgtctacTTCAACTGCCAGCGCGAggccggctccggcggcaggAGGATGTACCCCTAA